The Novosphingobium terrae genome has a window encoding:
- a CDS encoding chemotaxis protein CheW encodes MLFLQFRLGQDLCALAAEHIVEIVPLVDIEQPRQGAPGFDYRGRFIPVLDLALRETGQPARRRMSTRIVVIRSPWSDTDDALLGLIAEGASTMLRFEPADFAPFAQGPDGPVQRVEPRDLVPQEARA; translated from the coding sequence ATGCTCTTCCTCCAGTTCCGCCTTGGACAGGATCTGTGCGCGCTGGCGGCGGAGCATATTGTCGAGATCGTGCCGCTGGTCGATATCGAGCAGCCGCGTCAGGGGGCGCCCGGTTTTGACTATCGCGGGCGTTTTATCCCTGTGCTCGATCTGGCCCTGCGTGAAACCGGCCAGCCGGCGCGGCGGCGGATGAGCACGCGCATCGTGGTGATCCGCTCGCCCTGGAGCGATACAGATGATGCGCTGCTGGGCCTGATCGCCGAGGGCGCCAGCACCATGCTGCGCTTCGAGCCCGCCGATTTCGCACCCTTCGCCCAAGGCCCCGACGGGCCGGTCCAGCGCGTGGAGCCGCGCGATCTGGTGCCGCAGGAGGCGCGGGCATGA
- a CDS encoding methyl-accepting chemotaxis protein, whose translation MVKFRISARILASFGVILAAMLAVGLFVHARLAVIEEHALSLRGDALAGLYQSGLVKDALNADYLHSLSDPANSGDAARHAEADTAVMAGLVADYEKTIFDEEDRQTFAKFKGDLALYQAARARLHGDAPELQARFKAAFDDIVAVNVLNQQRGGAKVDDIDGQIRALLVSMSLGFVMALLVAVISGTMLMRVILVPLRALMAAMDVMRQGDFTHRATVTQQDEMGELAEGFNRMAGEVMELVGQVQRSGIRVSTSMTEIAATSKQQQATAAEVAATTTQIGATSREITVTSKELVRTMTDVAAVSDHAATLASGGQQGLAHMGETMEQVMEAANTINAKLAILNEKAGDINQVVTTITKVADQTNLLSLNAAIEAEKAGEYGRGFAVVSTEIRRLADQTAVATYDIEQMVKEIQSAVSASVMGMDKFSEEVRRGMSDVHDIGNRFAEIIGQVQALAPRFETVTEGMQAQATGAEQISEALVQLTEATQQTVESLRQSSAAIEELNHVSGSLHGSITRFRLVS comes from the coding sequence CGTCATTCTCGCCGCGATGCTGGCGGTTGGCCTGTTCGTCCATGCGCGGCTTGCGGTGATTGAGGAGCATGCCCTCTCGCTGCGGGGCGATGCGCTGGCCGGGCTTTATCAGAGCGGGCTGGTGAAGGATGCGCTCAATGCGGACTATCTCCATTCGCTGAGCGACCCTGCAAACAGCGGGGATGCTGCGCGGCATGCCGAGGCGGACACGGCGGTGATGGCCGGGCTGGTGGCCGATTACGAAAAGACCATCTTCGATGAGGAAGACCGCCAGACCTTCGCCAAATTCAAGGGCGATCTGGCGCTTTATCAGGCCGCGCGCGCCCGCCTGCATGGCGATGCGCCTGAATTGCAGGCCCGTTTCAAGGCCGCTTTCGACGATATCGTTGCCGTCAATGTGCTGAACCAGCAGCGGGGCGGCGCCAAGGTGGATGACATCGACGGCCAGATCCGGGCCCTGCTGGTGTCCATGTCGCTGGGCTTTGTGATGGCGCTGCTGGTGGCGGTCATTTCCGGCACGATGCTGATGCGGGTGATTCTGGTGCCGCTGCGCGCGTTGATGGCGGCGATGGATGTGATGCGACAGGGCGATTTCACCCATCGCGCCACCGTGACTCAGCAGGATGAAATGGGCGAACTGGCCGAGGGCTTCAACCGCATGGCGGGCGAGGTGATGGAGCTGGTGGGGCAGGTGCAGCGTTCCGGCATCCGCGTCTCCACCTCGATGACCGAGATCGCCGCCACCTCCAAACAGCAGCAGGCCACCGCCGCCGAAGTGGCCGCCACCACCACGCAGATCGGCGCCACCTCGCGCGAGATCACCGTCACCTCCAAGGAGCTGGTGCGCACCATGACCGATGTCGCCGCCGTCTCCGACCACGCGGCCACGCTGGCCAGCGGCGGCCAGCAGGGGCTGGCCCATATGGGCGAGACGATGGAGCAGGTGATGGAGGCCGCCAACACCATCAACGCCAAGCTGGCGATCCTCAACGAGAAGGCGGGCGACATCAATCAGGTCGTCACCACCATCACCAAAGTGGCGGATCAGACCAATCTGCTCTCGCTCAACGCCGCCATCGAGGCCGAGAAGGCAGGCGAATATGGGCGCGGCTTTGCTGTGGTTTCCACCGAAATCCGCCGCCTTGCCGATCAGACCGCCGTGGCCACCTATGACATCGAGCAGATGGTGAAGGAGATCCAGTCGGCGGTCTCGGCCAGCGTGATGGGGATGGACAAGTTTTCGGAAGAAGTGCGGCGCGGCATGAGTGACGTGCATGACATCGGCAACCGCTTCGCCGAGATCATCGGCCAGGTGCAGGCGCTGGCCCCCCGCTTCGAGACCGTGACCGAGGGCATGCAGGCGCAGGCCACCGGCGCCGAACAGATCAGCGAGGCGCTGGTGCAGCTGACCGAAGCCACGCAGCAGACGGTCGAATCGCTGCGCCAGTCCAGCGCGGCCATCGAGGAGCTGAACCATGTCTCGGGCAGTCTGCATGGCAGCATCACCCGCTTCCGGCTGGTGAGCTGA